A genomic stretch from Kribbella jejuensis includes:
- a CDS encoding MarR family winged helix-turn-helix transcriptional regulator, translating into MSEDWSPDAPADEADVLIALRFAERASRKAVAEELAGTELHTGQELVLAKLLHHGSLPVARLAKVLDVEVPTATKTTQRMEAAGLVRRVKSATDARQVGIELTDRGVELAHTVQEVYDRAGRRALANLSPEDRRIVRNLLWKITSTLEDVHQL; encoded by the coding sequence GTGAGCGAGGACTGGTCGCCCGATGCGCCGGCTGACGAGGCCGACGTACTGATCGCGCTGCGGTTCGCCGAACGGGCGTCGCGGAAGGCGGTGGCCGAGGAGCTGGCCGGTACCGAGCTGCACACCGGCCAGGAGCTCGTGCTCGCGAAGCTGCTGCACCACGGATCGTTGCCGGTGGCAAGGCTCGCGAAGGTGCTCGACGTCGAGGTGCCGACGGCGACCAAGACCACCCAGCGGATGGAGGCGGCGGGCTTGGTCCGGCGGGTGAAGAGCGCGACCGACGCGCGGCAGGTCGGCATCGAGCTGACCGACCGCGGCGTCGAACTCGCCCACACCGTCCAGGAGGTCTACGACCGGGCCGGCCGCCGCGCGCTCGCGAACCTGTCCCCCGAGGACCGCCGGATCGTCCGCAACCTGCTCTGGAAGATCACCTCGACCCTCGAGGACGTGCATCAGCTCTAA
- a CDS encoding nicotinate phosphoribosyltransferase, which translates to MLQAALADGTAERRSVFELFARRLPDGRRYGVVAGVNRLLDALEQFRFDEQTIAFLADRGIVDQATRDWLADYRFTGDISGYADGEIFFPGSPVLVVESSFAEAVLLETVFLSILNHDSAVASAASRMTWWAGGRPCIEMGSRRTHEEAAVASALAAYIAGFGATSNLEAARRYGIPSTGTAAHSFTLLHDREQDAFRSQVDALGKGTTLLVDTYDVAEAVRAAIELTGPELGAVRLDSGDLPSLAGQVREQLDTLGASKTRIIVTSDLDEFQIAALAPAPVDGYGVGTSLVTGSGYPTCGFVYKLVAREDASGALVPVAKKSPDKISIGGRKWALRRRTPDGVAELELIGVGDQPVDDGDDRVLLKPLVEGGKIIGRTTPAESQAHHQKVRDELPRYASQLSRGEPAIPTEYVGDYDARNPFLPRSHT; encoded by the coding sequence ATGCTGCAGGCCGCCCTGGCCGACGGCACGGCGGAGCGCCGCTCGGTGTTCGAGCTGTTCGCCCGCCGGCTGCCCGACGGCCGGCGCTACGGCGTGGTCGCCGGTGTCAACCGGCTGCTGGACGCGCTCGAGCAGTTCCGGTTCGACGAGCAGACGATCGCCTTCCTGGCCGATCGTGGCATCGTCGACCAGGCTACCCGGGACTGGCTGGCCGACTACCGGTTCACCGGTGACATCTCCGGTTACGCCGACGGCGAGATCTTCTTCCCGGGCTCGCCGGTGCTCGTGGTGGAGTCGTCGTTCGCCGAGGCGGTGCTGCTGGAAACCGTTTTCTTGTCGATCCTGAACCACGATTCCGCGGTCGCGTCGGCGGCGTCCCGGATGACCTGGTGGGCCGGTGGGCGGCCCTGTATCGAGATGGGTTCCCGGCGGACCCACGAGGAGGCCGCGGTCGCCTCGGCGCTGGCGGCGTACATCGCCGGCTTCGGCGCCACCTCGAACCTGGAGGCGGCCCGCCGCTACGGCATCCCCAGCACCGGTACGGCGGCGCACTCGTTCACGCTGCTGCACGACCGCGAGCAGGACGCGTTTCGCTCCCAGGTCGACGCGCTCGGGAAGGGTACGACGCTGCTCGTCGACACCTACGACGTCGCGGAGGCGGTCCGCGCCGCGATCGAGCTGACCGGCCCGGAACTGGGCGCGGTCCGACTCGACTCCGGCGACCTGCCGTCGCTGGCCGGGCAGGTCCGCGAGCAGCTCGACACGCTGGGCGCGAGCAAGACCCGGATCATCGTCACCAGCGACCTGGACGAGTTCCAGATCGCCGCGCTCGCTCCCGCGCCCGTCGACGGCTACGGCGTCGGTACGTCGCTGGTCACCGGCTCCGGCTACCCGACCTGCGGGTTCGTGTACAAGCTGGTCGCCCGCGAGGACGCGAGCGGCGCACTGGTACCGGTGGCGAAGAAGAGCCCGGACAAGATCTCGATCGGCGGGCGAAAGTGGGCGCTGCGCCGCAGGACCCCGGACGGAGTCGCGGAACTCGAACTGATCGGCGTCGGCGATCAGCCGGTCGACGACGGTGACGACCGGGTGCTGCTGAAGCCGCTGGTCGAGGGCGGCAAGATCATCGGCCGGACGACGCCCGCCGAGTCGCAGGCCCATCACCAAAAGGTTCGCGACGAGCTCCCTCGCTACGCCAGCCAGCTGAGCCGCGGCGAACCCGCGATCCCGACCGAGTACGTCGGTGACTACGACGCGCGCAACCCGTTCCTCCCGCGGAGTCATACGTGA
- the clpS gene encoding ATP-dependent Clp protease adapter ClpS, giving the protein MSTAPSELESPEVDEAIELSPPWVTIVWNDPVNLMDYVTFVFQTYFGYSKQKAEKLMMQVHSEGKSAVSNGNREAMERDVEAMHSYGLWATCEKS; this is encoded by the coding sequence GTGAGCACCGCACCGAGCGAGCTGGAGAGCCCCGAGGTCGACGAGGCGATCGAGCTGAGCCCACCCTGGGTGACGATCGTCTGGAACGACCCGGTCAACCTGATGGACTACGTCACCTTCGTCTTCCAGACGTACTTCGGCTACTCCAAGCAGAAGGCGGAGAAGCTGATGATGCAGGTGCACTCCGAGGGCAAGTCGGCGGTGTCGAACGGCAACCGGGAAGCGATGGAACGCGACGTGGAAGCGATGCACTCCTACGGCCTGTGGGCCACCTGCGAGAAGTCGTGA
- a CDS encoding DUF2017 domain-containing protein — MTRFRKRRKTVVVSFAEHEADILANLLRNLVELLYDGLPPRTTASADPLEALLSDTDGPTSPPEDVVLQRLLPDAYKQDDMASAEFRRFTERGLREGKVSDAKRVLSALEESGADEIALEPDEQLSWLRALNDLRLAIGTRLDIKDEDDYAIWEKLDEDDPRRLTYDLYDWLGYLQSALLHNMR, encoded by the coding sequence GTGACGCGGTTCCGCAAGCGCCGTAAGACCGTCGTGGTCAGTTTCGCCGAGCACGAGGCCGACATCCTGGCGAACCTGCTCCGGAACCTGGTCGAGCTGCTGTACGACGGACTGCCGCCGCGCACCACCGCGTCCGCGGACCCGCTCGAGGCGCTGCTCAGCGACACCGACGGGCCGACCTCGCCGCCCGAGGACGTCGTACTGCAGCGCTTGCTGCCGGACGCGTACAAGCAGGACGACATGGCCTCGGCGGAGTTCCGCCGGTTCACCGAGCGGGGGCTGCGCGAGGGGAAGGTCTCCGACGCCAAGCGGGTGCTGTCCGCGCTGGAGGAGTCCGGCGCCGACGAGATCGCGCTGGAACCGGACGAGCAGCTGTCCTGGTTGCGCGCGCTGAACGACCTGCGGCTGGCGATCGGGACGCGCCTCGACATCAAGGACGAGGACGACTACGCCATCTGGGAGAAGCTCGACGAGGACGACCCGCGGCGGCTGACCTACGACCTGTACGACTGGCTCGGGTACCTGCAGTCCGCCCTCCTGCACAACATGCGCTGA
- a CDS encoding aldo/keto reductase encodes MEMRRLGRTGRDVGVVGLGAWQLGADWGSVDESDALAVLRAAIEGGVTFIDTADVYGDGRSERLVGQVLKSYDGLTVATKMGRRVDQVPENYTAENFRAWNDRSRQNLGVDTIDLVQLHCPPTPVYSNDAVFDALDAMVDEGRIAAYGVSVETCAEALTAIARPNVATVQIILNAFRLKPLDEVLPAAREAGVGIIARVPLASGLLSGKYDEHTTFGPDDHRTYNRHGEAFDVGETFSGVPFETGLEAVRRLMPWLPAGTTMAQFALRWILDQPGVSVVIPGARNPQQVAGNVSAADLDPLTPDRLDAVRQTYDELIRPEIHDRW; translated from the coding sequence ATGGAGATGCGGCGGCTCGGGCGGACCGGGCGGGATGTTGGTGTGGTCGGGCTCGGGGCATGGCAGCTCGGGGCGGACTGGGGTTCGGTGGACGAGAGCGACGCGCTCGCCGTACTGCGGGCTGCGATCGAGGGCGGCGTGACGTTCATCGACACCGCGGACGTGTACGGCGACGGGCGGTCGGAACGGCTCGTCGGCCAGGTACTCAAGTCGTACGACGGGCTGACCGTGGCGACCAAGATGGGTCGCCGAGTGGATCAGGTGCCGGAGAACTACACGGCAGAGAACTTCCGCGCCTGGAACGACCGCTCCCGGCAGAACCTCGGCGTGGACACGATCGACCTGGTGCAGCTGCACTGCCCGCCGACGCCGGTCTACTCCAACGACGCGGTCTTCGACGCGCTCGACGCGATGGTCGACGAGGGCCGGATCGCGGCGTACGGCGTCAGCGTCGAGACCTGCGCCGAGGCGCTGACCGCGATCGCCCGCCCGAACGTGGCGACGGTCCAGATCATCCTGAACGCCTTCCGTCTGAAGCCTCTCGACGAGGTCCTGCCCGCCGCGCGGGAAGCCGGCGTGGGCATCATCGCCCGCGTCCCGCTGGCCAGCGGCCTGCTGTCGGGCAAGTACGACGAACACACCACGTTCGGCCCCGACGACCACCGAACGTACAACCGTCACGGCGAGGCTTTCGACGTCGGCGAGACGTTCTCCGGCGTACCGTTCGAGACCGGCCTGGAAGCCGTCCGCCGCCTGATGCCCTGGCTCCCGGCCGGCACCACGATGGCCCAGTTCGCCCTCCGCTGGATCCTCGACCAGCCCGGCGTCTCGGTCGTGATCCCGGGCGCCCGCAATCCCCAGCAGGTGGCCGGCAACGTGTCCGCCGCCGACCTCGATCCGTTGACGCCTGACCGCCTGGACGCTGTCCGACAGACGTACGACGAGCTGATCAGGCCGGAGATCCACGACCGCTGGTAA
- a CDS encoding Mov34/MPN/PAD-1 family protein: MLVIEKATYDAIVAHARKDHPDEACGVVAGPEGSDRATRFVPMLNAAMSPTFYEFDSGDLLRLYKEMDERDEEPVVIYHSHTATEAYPSRTDINLAQEPGAHYVLVSTRDGAHDPAYDGPVEFRSYRIVGGEVTEEEVRVVGSYTETLEGED, encoded by the coding sequence GTGCTGGTGATTGAGAAGGCGACGTACGACGCGATCGTGGCGCATGCCCGGAAGGACCATCCGGACGAGGCGTGCGGGGTCGTGGCGGGCCCTGAGGGTAGCGACCGGGCGACCCGGTTCGTCCCGATGCTGAACGCTGCCATGTCGCCGACGTTCTACGAGTTCGACTCGGGTGACCTGCTCCGGCTCTACAAGGAGATGGACGAGCGCGACGAGGAGCCGGTGGTGATCTACCACTCGCACACCGCCACCGAGGCGTACCCGTCGCGGACCGACATCAACCTCGCCCAGGAGCCGGGCGCGCACTACGTGCTGGTGTCGACGCGCGACGGCGCGCACGACCCGGCGTACGACGGGCCGGTCGAGTTCCGCTCGTACCGGATCGTCGGCGGCGAGGTCACGGAAGAAGAAGTACGCGTGGTGGGTTCCTATACAGAAACACTCGAAGGAGAAGACTGA
- a CDS encoding MoaD/ThiS family protein: MAIELRVPTILRTYTGGAKAVTGDGADLAAFIDDVNGNHPGLKERIVEGDPEELRRFVNVYVNDEDVRFTGGLKTEVKDGDVVVVLPAVAGGSVSVV; this comes from the coding sequence ATGGCGATCGAGCTGCGCGTGCCGACGATCCTGCGCACCTACACCGGCGGCGCGAAGGCGGTCACCGGCGACGGTGCGGACCTGGCCGCGTTCATCGACGACGTGAACGGCAACCACCCGGGCCTGAAGGAGCGGATCGTCGAGGGCGACCCCGAAGAACTGCGCCGGTTCGTCAACGTCTACGTGAACGACGAGGACGTCCGGTTCACCGGCGGCCTGAAGACCGAGGTCAAGGACGGCGACGTCGTCGTCGTACTGCCCGCGGTCGCGGGTGGCTCGGTAAGCGTCGTCTGA
- a CDS encoding PLP-dependent cysteine synthase family protein: MMRFDSLLDSVGGTPLVGLPKLSPSADVRLWAKLEDHNPTGSIKDRAALRMLLDAEKDGRLRPGNTILEPTSGNTGISLAMAAKLRGYRMVCVMPENTSEERRQILRMWGVEIISSPAAGGSNEAVRVAKQVAEDHPDWVMLYQYGNPSNARAHYDGTAREILEDLPSVTHFVAGLGTTGTLMGAGRFFREHKPDVRIVAAEPRYGELVYGLRNLDEGFVPELYDATLIDARFSVGPRDAVRRVRELLDNEGIFAGISTGAILHAALGQAAKCVREGEPADIAFVVADGGWKYLSTGAYEGTIDEAEDRLEGQLWA; this comes from the coding sequence CTGATGCGTTTCGACAGCCTGCTCGACTCGGTCGGCGGTACGCCGCTGGTCGGGCTGCCCAAGCTGTCGCCGTCGGCCGACGTCCGGCTCTGGGCGAAGCTCGAGGACCACAACCCGACCGGTTCGATCAAGGACCGGGCGGCGTTGCGGATGCTCCTCGACGCCGAGAAGGACGGCCGGCTGCGGCCCGGCAACACGATCCTCGAGCCGACGTCGGGCAACACCGGCATCTCGCTGGCGATGGCGGCCAAGCTCCGCGGCTACCGGATGGTCTGCGTGATGCCGGAGAACACCTCCGAGGAGCGCCGGCAGATCCTGCGGATGTGGGGCGTCGAGATCATCTCGTCGCCGGCCGCGGGTGGGTCCAACGAAGCGGTCCGGGTCGCCAAGCAGGTCGCGGAGGACCACCCGGACTGGGTGATGCTCTACCAGTACGGCAACCCGTCGAACGCGCGCGCCCACTACGACGGCACCGCGCGCGAGATCCTCGAGGACCTCCCCTCGGTGACGCACTTCGTTGCCGGGCTCGGCACCACCGGCACGCTGATGGGCGCCGGGCGGTTCTTCCGCGAGCACAAGCCGGACGTTCGCATTGTCGCCGCCGAACCGCGGTACGGCGAACTCGTCTACGGCCTGCGCAACCTCGACGAGGGCTTCGTCCCCGAGCTGTACGACGCGACGTTGATCGACGCGCGCTTCTCGGTCGGGCCGCGCGACGCGGTCCGCCGGGTGCGCGAACTGCTCGACAACGAGGGCATCTTCGCCGGCATCTCCACCGGCGCGATCCTGCACGCGGCACTCGGCCAGGCGGCCAAATGTGTCCGCGAAGGCGAGCCGGCCGACATCGCGTTCGTGGTCGCGGACGGTGGCTGGAAATACCTGTCCACCGGCGCCTACGAAGGCACGATCGACGAGGCGGAAGACCGTCTCGAAGGTCAATTGTGGGCTTAA